The proteins below come from a single Vicugna pacos chromosome 13, VicPac4, whole genome shotgun sequence genomic window:
- the NOL9 gene encoding polynucleotide 5'-hydroxyl-kinase NOL9 — protein sequence MADSVLLLKRGPSRSTWLRARKARPQLILSHRPRRRLWTLRWCGRRRLRRRLLQAQAAGADWREGGCLVSRAPAARRPKTGARSPALSPAPEAAPASSCAAILPIPPVRPAGPGRALLLLPLGQGFTFSGICRVTCLYGQVQVLGFAISQGQPAQDVFSTYTHSRLTINAVHYSVPEKSKEMKREARALLRSHLSRDDRRCLMKNFSPLCSIIMLERLRTSTVNFITSHPGLSYIFVQEIPTFQINSEYFALRSVGIRRDKKKSGLRVTESAFSVMEELVSVSCEEADGCPVILVCGSQDVGKSTFIRYLINQLLNSISCVDYLECDLGQTEFTPPGCISLLNITEPVLGPPFTHQRTPQKMVYYGKPSCKNNFENYIEIIKYVFSSYRRESPLIVNTMGWVADQGLLLLIDLIRLLSPSHVIQFSSGRSKYMPDLTPDYVDDMDGLYTRSKSKVRNRGFYLPEFADNFEFADEEKDSPVVFTGYKLMSVKSEFVSRKTPRNRESHNRVLRDLAVLSYLGQLQPPVPKPLCPLHGLTPYQVPFNAVALRIIHADVAPTHILYALNASWVGLCKIVDDIRGYANGPILLAQTPICDCLGFGICRGIDMERRLYHILTPVPPEELRNVNCLLVGAISVPQCVFKSQRGLEGTIPYITTDYNFKLPGASEKIGAREIEETQEEKVHPKPKFYRKTN from the exons ATGGCGGACTCGGTGCTGCTGCTCAAGCGGGGTCCTTCCCGCTCCACGTGGCTGCGGGCCCGCAAGGCCCGGCCCCAGCTCATCCTTAGCCACCGGCCCCGCCGCCGGCTCTGGACCCTGCGCTGGTGCGGCCGAAGGCGCCTTCGGCGGCGGCTGCTGCAGGCCCAGGCGGCCGGCGCGGACTGGCGGGAGGGCGGCTGTCTGGTGTCGCGCGCGccggcggcccggaggcccaagACCGGGGCCCGCAGCCCGGCCCTCAGCCCGGCCCCGGAGGCGGCCCCGGCCTCGAGTTGTGCTGCGATCCTCCCCATCCCGCCGGTGCGGCCGGCCGGCCCGGGCCGCGCCTTGTTGCTGCTGCCGCTCGGCCAG gGCTTTACTTTTAGCGGAATCTGTCGTGTGACCTGCCTCTATGGCCAGGTGCAGGTGCTGGGTTTTGCCATCAGCCAAGGCCAGCCTGCCCAGGATGTCTTCTCGACCTACACCCACTCTCGCCTGACTATCAATGCAGTCCATTATTCAGTGCCTGAGAAGAGCAAAGAGATGAAAAGGGAAGCCCGGGCTCTTCTCAGATCTCATCTTAGCCGAG ATGACAGACGTTGTTTGATGAAgaatttttctcctctgtgttccaTTATCATGCTGGAACGTCTGAGAACCTCCACTGTGAACTTCATAACCAGCCATCCAGGTTTATCTTACATTTTCGTACAAGAG ATTCCGACTTTCCAGATTAACTCGGAATATTTTGCCTTGAGGTCTGTGGGCATtagaagagataaaaagaaaagcgGCCTTCGTGTAACAGAGAGCGCCTTTTCGGTCATGGAGGAGTTAGTCAGCGTCTCTTGCG AAGAAGCAGACGGCTGCCCTGTCATTCTGGTCTGTGGCTCTCAAGACGTTGGAAAGTCAACATTTATTAGATACCTGATTAACCAGTTGTTAAACAG taTATCCTGCGTGGACTATTTGGAGTGTGATCTGGGACAGACAGAATTTACCCCTCCAGGTTGCATTTCTTTACTTAATATTACAGAACCAGTCCTAG GACCGCCTTTCACTCACCAGAGGACCCCACAGAAAATGGTATATTATGGAAagccttcctgtaaaaacaactTTGAGAATTATATTGAGATTATCAAGTACGTGTTCAGCTCCTACAGGAGAGAGTCCCCTCTGATTGTCAACACGATGGGCTGGGTGGCAG ACCAAGGGCTCCTGCTCCTCATTGACCTGATCCGGCTGCTTTCGCCCAGCCATGTCATTCAGTTCAGCTCTGGCCGCAGTAAGTACATGCCGGACCTCACCCCCGACTACGTGGACGACATGGACGGCCTGTACACGAGAAGCAAGTCCAAAGTCAGAAACAGAGGTTTCTACCTGCCAGAATTTGCTGACAATTTTGAATTTGCTGATGAAGAAAAGGACAGTCCAGTCGTGTTTACTGGATACAAACTGATGTCCGTGAAGTCAGAGTTTGTGTCTAGAAAAACTCCAAGAAATAG AGAATCACATAACAGAGTCCTTCGTGATTTGGCGGTGCTCAGCTACCTTGGCCAGCTGCAGCCTCCGGTGCCAAAACCACTTTGTCCCTTACATGGTCTGACACCCTATCAG GTCCCTTTCAACGCCGTTGCGCTCCGGATTATCCATGCAGATGTGGCTCCCACCCATATATTGTACGCCCTGAATGCCAGCTGGGTTGGCCTTTGCAAGATCGTGGATGACATCAGAGGATATGCAAATGGGCCCATCCTTCTCGCCCAGACTCCAATCTGTGATTGTTTGGGGTTTG GAATTTGTAGAGGGATTGACATGGAGAGGAGGCTTTACCACATTCTCACTCCTGTGCCCCCGGAGGAGCTCCGGAACGTGAATTGTCTTCTGGTCGGAGCCATCTCTGTCCCACAGTGTGTCTTCAAGAGCCAG CGTGGGCTTGAAGGGACGATACCTTACATCACGACAGATTATAACTTTAAACTTCCTGGAGCATCAGAGAAAATTGGAGCAAGAGAAATTGAGGAAACACAAGAAGAGAAAGTACACCCCAAACCTAAATTCTATCGAAAAACAAACTGA